One Paraburkholderia kururiensis DNA window includes the following coding sequences:
- a CDS encoding GNAT family N-acetyltransferase translates to MSELSPSVFPNGAVTLRDATEHDVPAIAAIYAHHVLHSVASFEETPPTVDDMRTRFATVRGLGLPWIVAGIDGKVAGYCYATPYRPRPAYRHTVEDSIYIDDAFRGRGLGRVLLAALIERCEQGPWRQMVAVIADGGRGGSLSLHRSLGFEWIGTLKAVGFKQGRWLDTTLMQRVLGPGDAVPPDA, encoded by the coding sequence ATGAGCGAACTCTCACCCTCCGTTTTTCCCAACGGCGCCGTCACGTTGCGCGACGCCACCGAGCACGACGTGCCCGCCATCGCGGCCATCTATGCCCATCACGTGCTGCACAGCGTGGCGTCGTTCGAGGAAACGCCGCCCACCGTCGACGACATGCGCACGCGCTTCGCCACCGTGCGCGGCCTCGGTCTGCCGTGGATCGTGGCCGGGATAGACGGCAAGGTGGCCGGCTACTGCTACGCGACGCCGTACCGCCCGCGCCCCGCGTACCGGCACACCGTGGAAGACTCCATCTACATCGACGACGCCTTTCGCGGACGCGGCCTTGGCCGCGTACTGCTCGCGGCCCTGATCGAGCGCTGCGAACAGGGGCCGTGGCGCCAGATGGTCGCGGTGATCGCGGACGGCGGACGCGGCGGATCGCTCTCGCTGCATCGCAGCCTCGGCTTCGAGTGGATCGGCACGCTGAAAGCGGTGGGTTTCAAACAAGGCCGATGGCTCGATACGACGTTGATGCAGCGCGTGCTCGGTCCAGGCGACGCGGTGCCGCCTGATGCGTGA